Genomic segment of Clostridia bacterium:
CGTAATCTGTAATTTTAAAGGTCAGGTAAGCGTTGATCAAAACCACCAGCACCACGGACAGGATGAGGATAGCTAAATATCTTAATAGAATTCTCCACTTCATGGCTGCTCCCCGGTTACCAGCTTGTAACCCAAGCCTTTAATGGTTAATAGGTAGCGCGGATGGGCGGGGTCGTCCTCCAGCTTTTGCCGCAGGTGCCGGATATGCACCATTAATGTGTTGTCGTAGCCTTCGTAATCGTAACCCCACACTTGTGCGATGATCTTGTCCTTGCTCAGGATCTTGTTGGCGTTTTCCGCCAGGTACAGGAGCAGGCTGTATTCCTTAGCGGTGAGTACCACGGCTTGGCCGTTTTTCCGGACTTCTCCTTTTTCTTGATCAATGACAATATCCCCGAAGCTTATCCTTCCTTTCTCCTGCTTGCTCTTTTCTAAAGCAAAGTACTCGCCGCGGCGGAAGTGGGCTTTAATCCGGAAGGCTACCTCCCGCGGGCTGAAAGGTTTGGTGACATAATCGTCCCCGCCCAGGCCTAACCCCAAGAGTTTATCCACATCTTCATCCCGGGCGGACAAGAAGATGATGGGAACATACGTAATCTCCCTGAGCTGCCGGCAGACCTGAAACCCGTCCATATCCGGCAGCATAATATCCAGGACGATGAGATCGGGCTGGCATTTCTTAGCCATTTCAATCGCTTCACGACCACCGGTGGCTTTGTAGATATGGATGAAGTTTTCTTTCCGGAGCACGGTCTCCAGCAATTGCAGAATGTCAGTTTCATCATCCACCAAAAGGATTTTCTTATCTCTGTATTCCACCGTTTCCTTCAGGAACAGGGGGACCACCTCCTGAAATACATCATACCAGGTCTCGGTTCCGAAAGCTCTTGAGCCCGTAAAAAAGAACGGTGATGCCGAGGACGAGGCTGGCCAGGTAGACCACGGGCCCCTTATCAAATACCTCCATGTCCCCGCCTAGGGCCGCCATGATTGGGTAGGTCCAGGGATAGATAAACCAGAGCTTGGAATTAGCCGCCAGGATGGCCGGCATGGTCAAGCCGATGCCCACTCCCAGGGGAACGGCGAGCTGGGTGTAGCGCAGGCTTAGCACATACAACACGGTCATCATGGGCAGGGCGGCCAGATAGGCAGCCAAAGGGCGGCCCAGTAGGAGCTGGTATGGTACCTTTTCTGCAACGCCGGTGAAAGGACCTGCTAAAAGCATGCTCAGAATTAACGCTATCACGTTTATGAACACAAGGCCGGCGGCGACGACAAATTTGCTGAGATAGGCTGTTTCTCTTTTCACCGGCAGGCTCAAATATTGTTTCCAGCCTTGATGAGCGTTTTCGATACGGGCCACGAAGGTCATGACCAGGCTGATGAGGACCGGCAGCAGGATCATGGCATAGAAAATCATGCATTGGGTGTACAACTGCTGCCAGGCATTTTGCCCCGCCCCGGTGAACAGGTCGTAGTAGCGCCGGAAGTTCATGATGCCTTGCATCACCATCAAGACCGGTGCCAGGATGACAACCCACAGGATCTTGGATCGTTTCAACTTCAGCAATTCCACAGCAATCATATCTTTCATGGTCTTCTTCCTTCCCCTTGAGCAGGCTAGAGCTAGGTATCAGGCACCTAGCAAATGTCCCTGCGTTGAAAAAACACCGTACCGGCCATAAGGAGAACTAATCCCAAGGCCGGGCCGTAGCCGAAAGCAATGGCGTTATTCACCGTCGGATCGGGTAAGGCGTAGATGGGGTGGGTGTAGGGAATGAACTTAGCCAGTGCTTCGGACTGGGCCAGGAACAGGGAAGAGGCTACCCCCACAAAGCCGGCGCCCAAAGCCAGGCTGGCGTTGGAAAAGGCGGCACTCAACCAGCACTGGAGCCCGGTGAGGCCGGCGACCGCCGCCACTTGATAGGCGGTGTAGGCGGTGAACAGCGGCAGGTCCGGCGCCTCCGGAAAACCCAAAATTTGCCCGGCTAGGAACAGGCAGAGGTTGTTGCCCAGAATCATGAGGGTGCTGAGCGTAAGGACGACAGTCCATTTAGCTGCATAGAGTTTTCCCCGGGAAACCGGTAGGGCCAGCACTTGTTTCCAACCGTTTGCTTTGTGTTCCAGGTAATGTACCTGGGCGGCCAAGACCGTGGCCACCAGGGACAGTAAAAAAGCCCACAGGAAGTGGTGCTGCAAGAGCAGGAATTGCCAGGAAGTAAGGCCCCGGTTAGCCTCCACACTCCTTAAATAATCATAGCGAAAGAAGAGATTGATGAAAGTGAGAAGTGTTCCCAGCACCGGAGTGGCGATTACCAGCGGCCAGGTAAAGCTCCTTTTTTGTTTGAGCCACTCTGCTTTCCATAAACGCATGTATTCCCCCATCAGCATGCCTCCCCTGTCAGCGACAAGAAAATATCTTCCAGGTTATTCAGGTTTTCACTTATGTGAGCCACTTCGAAGCCGTGCCAGATCAATTCCCGGGTGAGGGCTTCCGGATCGACGTTTTCGCCCGTTAAATAGATCATGCCCTTGTTGACGGTGACATCGTAGCCTGTCCTGATGAGAAACTCGGCGGCTTGGGGAATGGGATGGGCTTTGATCACGATTTCTTTTTTGCCGAGAGTTTTCAGCTGGTGTATGGGTCCCTGAAACAACAGTTTTCCCCGGTGGATGATGCCTATATGGTCCGCCACCAGTTCGATCTCGCTTAAAATATGGCTGCTGATTAAGACGGTGGCTCCCATCATTTCCGGCAGGCTTTTAATCAACTCCCGTATTTCCCGCACCCCGGCCGGGTCCAGCCCGTTGGTGGGCTCGTCCAAAAGGAGAAGTTCCCGGTCTCCCAGCAAAGCCTGGGCCAGGCCCAGCCTTTGCTTCATGCCTAAAGAGAAGTGTTTTACCTTTTTGTCTTTATAGGGTGAGAGTTTCACGATGTCCAGGGCTTTGTCGATTTCCTTTTTCGGCAGCTGCAGGATTTTCCTGGTGATTTCCAGGTTTTCATAGGCGGTTAGATGTTCGTAATAAGAGGGCGTTTCCACCAGTGATCCTACTTTCCTGAGAATTTCCAAGCGGTGCTGGGTGAGATCCAGGTTAAAGAGACGGATGGATCCCCTGGTAGGCTTGATTAATCCCAACAGCATTCGAATGGTGGTGGACTTGCCGGCGCCGTTAGGCCCGAGAAACCCGTACAAGGTTCCTCGGGGCACTTGCAGGTTAAGGTCCTCCACGGCGGTAAGATGGGAGAATTGTTTGGTTAATCCCATGGTTTCAATTACGTATGGCGTCAACGCGTTTCCCCTCCTTGATGTGGTTTTGTACGCAATTAAATGCTAGCAGGGGTACCTTAATCCTCCGTTTAGCCCAGCTTAATTTAACCTTAAGATGACCGCGTTCTTGCATAACTTTTCCAAGCGAGGTAAAGTATAATTAAGGAAAAATTGTACAAGGAGGCCGAGCTTATGAACGTGCTTGAAGCGTTGGAAGCCCGTCGCAGCATTAGAGCTTACAAACCCACACCGGTGGCGCCTGAAGTAATCAAGAGCATTATTGAGGCAGCGAACCGCGCCCCCTCCTGGGCCAACACCCAGCCTTGGGAAGTGTATGTGGCCAGCGGTACTCCGTTGGAGAACCTGCGGAAACGGTTCTTGGAAAATTTCCGGAAAGGAGTGGCACCCCATTTCGATATCCCCGGACCCCAGTCCTGGCCGGCGGCCCATCAAGAACGCATTAACCAAATGGGTGCCGCGAGATTTGCCACCCTGGGTATCCAGCGGGACGACCAGGAAGCAAGAAAGAAAGTACAGGAACTGAACTTCAATTTCTTCGGTGCACCCCATGTCCTGTTCTTATGCATGGATCGGAGTCTATCCGCCTGGTCATTATTCGATTTGGGATCTTTTTCCATGAGCCTGATGCTGGCGGCCCAGCACCACGGCCTCAGCACCATCCCGGCCATTATGATGGTGTCCTATCCGGAGCTCATCCGGGAAGAGCTGCATATTCCCGACGAGTTAGCCATCGCCATCGGCATTGCTTTGGGTTACGGGGATATGGACAGTATTTATAACCAGTACCGGACTACCAGGAAGTCCCTGGATGAATGCTTGAAGATGGTGGGTATGTAACGGGAGGGCGCAGCCGTGCGGGGCTGTGCCTGCCGGTTTTCCCGGCAGTACACTGCCGGCCGAACTAGAGGAAACATCTAACAAGGAGGAAGGCACATGGATGTCATTTTTGATCGGAGGAGCATTAGAAGATTTACCGGGGAAAAGGTGCCGGATGACTTGGTGAAGAGACTGCTGCAGGCCGCCATGGCAGCTCCCTCCGCCGGCAACCAGCAGCCCTGGGAGTTTATTGTGGTAAGAGACAAATCTACCTTTGAAAAGATCATGCAAATCCATCCCTATTCAAGCCCGCTGAAGGAAGCCAATGTGGCCATCGTAATCTGCGGCGACACCTCCAGGGAAAGACACCCGGGTTTCTGGGTGCAGGATTGCTCTGCCGCTACCCAGAACATCCTCCTGGAAGCCCAGTACCTGGGCCTTGGGGCGGTATGGCTCGGTGTGCACCCCGTGGAGGAAAGAGTGCGGGGTGTGAAGAACCTGTTCAAGTTACCACAGACGGTCATTCCGCTAGCCATAGTCGCCGTTGGGTATCCGGCGGAAAAGAAAGGCCGGGTTGACCGGTACGATGAAACCAAAGTTCGCTATGAAAAGTGGTGAGGCCAAGAGGTAAGGATCAAAGTTTTTCTTTCATGCTCAGGCACGAGGAATTAAGACGTTTACTCCCTACCACGGCAAGGAGTAGACGTCTTTCATTTTTGCCGGGCAGCTGTCAGGACTTTTACTGTGGTACAGGCCCTTTCTCCCTGTTTCCTGCACCGAGAGCCGCTTTTGTGTATGGTATCGAATCCGTTCCGGAGGCGATAGAGGATGCCGGGGCCAATGCTTTGGACCTTTCACCCCGTTCCATCGTCTACGTCTCCTGTGGCCCCGGCCACCCTGGCCATGGATTTGGGCCACTGGCAGAAGGTGGGCTACAGTGTAATCGAAGCCCAGCCGGTGGGCATGTTCCCGCAGACTCATCATGCTGAGTGTGTGGCATTGATGTGCCTCGATACTAGAGAGTGTAGTGCCGGAGAGTTATAATACTAACCTAAATGAAATGGACTAGTTTTTGATGAAATATTTATTAATAGATATTTGGAGGCGCTGGTAGGAATAAACGAGAGCTATATGATGCAAAGGAGGAAAAAATGAAAATTGCTGCATATCAATTTGCTGTTTCGGGTGATATTCGACGGAATTACAGTATTATCAAAAAAGCTATATATGAAGCCAGCCATCAAAGGTGTTAGTCTGTTAGTGTTTCCGGAATGTTGTTTGGCAGGATATCCGCCTTTGAGTATTCCAAACACCGATTCTGTTGATTTTGAGTTGGTGGATAATTTGCTTGTCAAACTGCAAACAATTTCTAATGAAACAGGGATAGGTTTAGTTATCGGTACGATATGT
This window contains:
- a CDS encoding response regulator transcription factor is translated as MEYRDKKILLVDDETDILQLLETVLRKENFIHIYKATGGREAIEMAKKCQPDLIVLDIMLPDMDGFQVCRQLREITYVPIIFLSARDEDVDKLLGLGLGGDDYVTKPFSPREVAFRIKAHFRRGEYFALEKSKQEKGRISFGDIVIDQEKGEVRKNGQAVVLTAKEYSLLLYLAENANKILSKDKIIAQVWGYDYEGYDNTLMVHIRHLRQKLEDDPAHPRYLLTIKGLGYKLVTGEQP
- a CDS encoding ABC transporter permease subunit; the encoded protein is MKDMIAVELLKLKRSKILWVVILAPVLMVMQGIMNFRRYYDLFTGAGQNAWQQLYTQCMIFYAMILLPVLISLVMTFVARIENAHQGWKQYLSLPVKRETAYLSKFVVAAGLVFINVIALILSMLLAGPFTGVAEKVPYQLLLGRPLAAYLAALPMMTVLYVLSLRYTQLAVPLGVGIGLTMPAILAANSKLWFIYPWTYPIMAALGGDMEVFDKGPVVYLASLVLGITVLFYGLKSFRNRDLV
- a CDS encoding ABC transporter permease subunit produces the protein MGEYMRLWKAEWLKQKRSFTWPLVIATPVLGTLLTFINLFFRYDYLRSVEANRGLTSWQFLLLQHHFLWAFLLSLVATVLAAQVHYLEHKANGWKQVLALPVSRGKLYAAKWTVVLTLSTLMILGNNLCLFLAGQILGFPEAPDLPLFTAYTAYQVAAVAGLTGLQCWLSAAFSNASLALGAGFVGVASSLFLAQSEALAKFIPYTHPIYALPDPTVNNAIAFGYGPALGLVLLMAGTVFFQRRDIC
- a CDS encoding ATP-binding cassette domain-containing protein, whose translation is MGLTKQFSHLTAVEDLNLQVPRGTLYGFLGPNGAGKSTTIRMLLGLIKPTRGSIRLFNLDLTQHRLEILRKVGSLVETPSYYEHLTAYENLEITRKILQLPKKEIDKALDIVKLSPYKDKKVKHFSLGMKQRLGLAQALLGDRELLLLDEPTNGLDPAGVREIRELIKSLPEMMGATVLISSHILSEIELVADHIGIIHRGKLLFQGPIHQLKTLGKKEIVIKAHPIPQAAEFLIRTGYDVTVNKGMIYLTGENVDPEALTRELIWHGFEVAHISENLNNLEDIFLSLTGEAC
- a CDS encoding nitroreductase, coding for MNVLEALEARRSIRAYKPTPVAPEVIKSIIEAANRAPSWANTQPWEVYVASGTPLENLRKRFLENFRKGVAPHFDIPGPQSWPAAHQERINQMGAARFATLGIQRDDQEARKKVQELNFNFFGAPHVLFLCMDRSLSAWSLFDLGSFSMSLMLAAQHHGLSTIPAIMMVSYPELIREELHIPDELAIAIGIALGYGDMDSIYNQYRTTRKSLDECLKMVGM
- a CDS encoding nitroreductase family protein — its product is MDVIFDRRSIRRFTGEKVPDDLVKRLLQAAMAAPSAGNQQPWEFIVVRDKSTFEKIMQIHPYSSPLKEANVAIVICGDTSRERHPGFWVQDCSAATQNILLEAQYLGLGAVWLGVHPVEERVRGVKNLFKLPQTVIPLAIVAVGYPAEKKGRVDRYDETKVRYEKW